In Gemmata obscuriglobus, a single genomic region encodes these proteins:
- a CDS encoding N-acetylglucosamine-6-phosphate deacetylase, with protein sequence MARMCGDVYRHPLTSPAHTTGTQMILHARHYATAQPVAVTIEGGRIAAVTASDREAEEWIAPALFDPQINGCLGISFNATALTPDGVRTVTDVCLAHGIGAFAATLVTNSSGALRHGFATLARALDSDPELARRVPCFHLEGPYLSADDGPRGAHPRQHTRDPDREEFRRLQDAAGGRIRMVTLAPERSGALPFIEELTAAGVVVAIGHTAATGQQIRDAVAAGARTSTHLGNGCHATLPRHDNYLWEQLACDELRASIITDGHHLPATLIKCIVRAKGTARLLLTCDAGSLAGLPPGTYSEWGTELEVLPSGKIVVAGTPFLAGSGHFTDTCVSHLLDVMPDLGLKAVLDLASARPRELLGLPVTKLEPGHPADLMLFTWRPSAALTVRRVL encoded by the coding sequence ATGGCCAGAATGTGTGGTGACGTGTACCGGCACCCGTTAACCAGCCCGGCCCACACCACCGGCACCCAAATGATCCTTCACGCACGCCACTATGCCACCGCTCAGCCCGTCGCGGTCACGATCGAGGGGGGGCGCATCGCCGCCGTGACCGCCTCGGACCGGGAGGCCGAAGAGTGGATCGCCCCGGCGCTATTCGACCCGCAAATCAACGGCTGCCTCGGCATCAGCTTTAACGCCACGGCCCTGACCCCCGACGGGGTGCGTACCGTCACCGACGTGTGCTTGGCGCACGGGATCGGCGCGTTCGCCGCCACCCTCGTGACCAACAGCTCCGGGGCGCTGCGTCACGGGTTCGCGACGCTCGCCCGGGCGCTCGACTCGGACCCCGAACTGGCGCGGCGGGTGCCGTGCTTCCATCTGGAAGGGCCGTACCTGTCCGCGGACGACGGCCCCCGCGGCGCGCACCCCCGGCAGCACACCCGCGACCCAGATCGGGAGGAGTTCCGGCGGCTCCAGGACGCCGCCGGCGGGCGCATCCGTATGGTGACGCTCGCCCCGGAGCGCTCAGGCGCGCTGCCCTTCATTGAGGAGCTGACCGCGGCCGGTGTGGTCGTTGCGATCGGCCACACCGCCGCCACCGGGCAGCAGATCCGTGACGCAGTGGCGGCCGGCGCGCGCACCAGCACCCACCTGGGCAACGGGTGCCACGCCACGCTCCCGCGGCACGACAACTATCTCTGGGAGCAGCTCGCGTGCGACGAGCTGCGGGCCAGCATCATCACCGACGGCCACCACCTGCCCGCCACCCTCATCAAGTGCATCGTCCGCGCGAAGGGAACGGCCCGGCTGCTGCTAACGTGCGACGCGGGGAGCCTGGCCGGGCTGCCGCCGGGAACTTACTCCGAGTGGGGGACCGAACTGGAGGTGCTCCCCTCCGGGAAGATCGTGGTCGCCGGGACGCCGTTCCTCGCCGGCAGCGGGCACTTCACCGACACCTGCGTGTCGCACCTGCTTGATGTCATGCCGGACCTCGGGTTAAAAGCCGTGCTCGACCTCGCCTCGGCCCGGCCGCGCGAGTTGCTGGGCCTGCCGGTGACGAAACTCGAACCCGGGCACCCGGCGGACCTGATGCTCTTCACCTGGCGCCCCAGCGCCGCACTGACCGTCCGGCGGGTGCTGTGA